Proteins found in one Paenibacillus sp. FSL R10-2782 genomic segment:
- a CDS encoding flippase: MTLVKNRAKPRRSLLVNTSWLFGDKMIRMVFGLAVSIIMARVLGPEQLGKWNYAESFFGMFLIFTTLGFDSILVRDLVKDPKDEHELLGTTILLKLAGTVVAIVLSCSFISLLRPENSSVRLINLILATASVFQLFDIIDYWFRAQMLSKYTVIAKNTAFVLSSTVKIILLLSGVPIWVVALCAHGEFLLGSLILLYFFRKEGRRMHKWTFSLTTARRIMNHSWPLILSSSAVYVQARIDQVIIGEMLGDAAVGQYSVALRLIEVLGFIPVVLTTAYAPVVTRSKMKGSDEYRQTLSNVYRLMFICFLVTSIPLFFLSQWVVVVLYGREFTEAGSLLSLFAIRLFFTNFSVAKSLFITNENLFKYTLLTSIVGAVTNVALNYALIPLLGVRGSLVATILSFTISVFLFDLLFKEAKANLGWMIQSILSFWRVHITVPKVGENNHDTH; this comes from the coding sequence ATGACATTAGTCAAAAATCGCGCCAAGCCACGCAGAAGTCTGCTGGTGAATACGTCCTGGCTGTTCGGTGACAAGATGATCCGCATGGTGTTTGGCCTGGCGGTCAGCATTATCATGGCAAGAGTGCTCGGACCGGAGCAGTTGGGGAAGTGGAATTATGCGGAATCTTTTTTCGGGATGTTCCTGATTTTCACGACGCTTGGCTTTGATTCCATATTGGTGCGTGATCTTGTCAAGGACCCCAAGGATGAGCATGAGTTACTGGGTACGACGATTCTGCTGAAGCTGGCGGGTACTGTGGTAGCCATTGTCTTGTCATGCTCCTTCATTTCGCTGCTCAGACCGGAGAATAGTTCCGTACGGTTGATCAATCTGATCCTTGCAACGGCCTCGGTGTTTCAGTTGTTTGATATCATCGACTACTGGTTCCGGGCGCAGATGTTGTCCAAATACACGGTCATTGCCAAGAACACAGCCTTTGTCCTCAGCTCCACCGTTAAAATCATTTTATTGCTGTCCGGTGTCCCCATCTGGGTGGTGGCGCTGTGCGCTCACGGCGAGTTTCTGCTGGGAAGTCTGATTCTGCTGTATTTCTTCCGTAAGGAAGGACGGCGTATGCACAAGTGGACGTTCAGCTTAACCACAGCACGACGGATTATGAATCACAGTTGGCCACTTATTTTGTCATCCTCCGCTGTATATGTACAGGCACGGATCGATCAGGTCATTATCGGCGAGATGCTGGGAGATGCGGCGGTGGGGCAATATTCTGTTGCACTCCGACTCATTGAAGTGCTGGGCTTTATTCCAGTCGTCCTTACCACAGCATATGCCCCGGTGGTGACCCGTTCCAAGATGAAAGGGAGCGACGAATACAGACAGACGTTGTCCAACGTGTATCGGTTGATGTTTATCTGTTTTCTTGTGACCTCGATACCGTTGTTTTTTCTGTCCCAGTGGGTGGTGGTCGTGCTGTATGGGCGGGAATTTACCGAGGCAGGCTCTTTGCTGTCGCTGTTTGCGATTCGTCTGTTTTTCACCAATTTCAGTGTTGCCAAAAGCTTGTTTATCACGAATGAAAATTTGTTCAAATATACGCTGCTGACCTCTATCGTGGGTGCGGTCACAAATGTGGCTTTAAATTATGCGCTTATCCCGTTGCTTGGTGTTCGAGGCTCTCTGGTGGCGACCATCTTGTCTTTTACGATATCTGTATTTCTATTCGATTTGCTGTTTAAGGAAGCCAAAGCCAATTTGGGCTGGATGATCCAGTCGATCCTGAGCTTCTGGCGTGTTCATATTACAGTACCGAAAGTTGGAGAGAACAATCATGATACCCATTAA
- a CDS encoding sugar transferase, with product MSTSVEVYSAAHGVERRQGLSVYPFIKRSMDIVLSFIGLIVLCPVFLLVILLIKLEDPRGSALFYQVRIGKNERPFRMIKFRSMVSDAEDKLSTLLLENEIEGAMFKMRDDPRITRIGRFLRRTSIDELPQLLNVLRGQMSLVGPRPPLPREVDDYTVRDKLRLTVTPGCTGLWQVSGRNHLSFNQMVELDLEYISRRSLRTDIIIMLKTFRVLLGSNDAY from the coding sequence TTGAGTACATCAGTGGAAGTGTATTCGGCCGCTCATGGGGTTGAACGCCGGCAAGGTTTGAGCGTGTATCCGTTCATAAAGCGAAGTATGGACATCGTGCTGTCGTTCATTGGATTAATCGTGCTATGCCCGGTATTTCTACTCGTGATTTTGCTGATTAAGCTGGAGGATCCGAGAGGAAGCGCGTTATTTTATCAAGTTCGTATTGGTAAAAATGAGCGGCCGTTTCGCATGATCAAATTTCGTTCCATGGTGTCCGATGCTGAGGATAAATTGTCTACGTTGCTGCTGGAAAATGAAATCGAAGGTGCAATGTTCAAAATGCGGGATGATCCACGCATCACCCGTATTGGGCGCTTCCTGCGCAGAACGAGCATTGATGAGCTGCCGCAACTGTTGAATGTATTACGTGGGCAGATGAGTCTGGTAGGACCCAGACCTCCGCTGCCGAGAGAAGTTGATGATTATACGGTTAGGGATAAGCTGCGTCTGACGGTTACGCCAGGCTGTACCGGCCTATGGCAGGTCAGCGGTCGTAATCATCTGAGCTTTAACCAGATGGTAGAGTTAGATCTGGAATACATATCCAGACGTAGTTTACGCACGGATATTATCATCATGCTGAAAACGTTCCGGGTGCTATTGGGCTCCAACGATGCATATTAA
- a CDS encoding helix-turn-helix transcriptional regulator: MNYGTRIAELREYKGLKQEELAQSLGITRAALSHYEKNRRKPDFEILTKLADIFGVSIDYLVGRTSHPAAILDSDVREFVDQLELSDEDILQRFNLTIDGRTLSEEEAKRFIAFVRMERMMK, encoded by the coding sequence ATGAATTATGGCACCCGCATCGCTGAATTACGGGAATATAAGGGATTAAAACAAGAGGAACTAGCGCAATCTCTCGGAATTACGCGGGCGGCTCTTTCTCACTATGAAAAAAACCGGCGCAAGCCAGATTTTGAGATACTGACCAAGCTTGCAGACATTTTCGGGGTGTCCATTGATTACTTGGTAGGACGCACTAGCCATCCGGCAGCAATTTTGGATTCAGATGTGAGGGAATTTGTGGACCAGTTGGAGCTGTCCGATGAAGATATCCTGCAACGTTTTAATTTGACCATTGATGGAAGAACTTTGTCTGAGGAAGAAGCCAAGCGTTTTATCGCGTTTGTCCGCATGGAACGAATGATGAAATAA
- a CDS encoding Wzz/FepE/Etk N-terminal domain-containing protein: MRYYTTFYYRLYGHATQRISTSVIASKTSQSERTGLVQLKEYIRMIRKRIWLIGGIVLLVCAVVGVKNVYFTPQIYEATAKLIINQTPRPDRAGVVDYSVVQTNIALTNSYKQIMMSSAIMDQVVTSFPDLKATPSALTQKLRVNTAGDSQVMDLTIRDLSYTKAVKTVNAVAKVFKRQIPSIMKMDNVTILSEASLTEPAVPVNSNPAIQMFIAFSVSLLLGIGLSFLLEVLDDTFKNEEDVEKELGLPTLSLITKMKKEDRRSDGSATTPKQVGEGQYAAINQ; this comes from the coding sequence ATGCGCTATTATACAACATTTTACTATAGATTATATGGTCATGCTACGCAGAGGATCAGTACAAGCGTCATTGCATCGAAAACAAGTCAATCAGAGAGGACTGGTCTTGTGCAGTTGAAAGAGTACATCCGTATGATCCGAAAAAGAATATGGTTGATTGGCGGTATCGTATTGTTGGTATGTGCTGTGGTGGGCGTGAAAAATGTATATTTTACCCCTCAGATTTATGAAGCGACAGCGAAGCTTATTATCAACCAGACACCAAGGCCGGATCGAGCAGGTGTCGTCGATTACAGTGTCGTTCAAACGAATATAGCCTTAACGAACTCCTATAAGCAAATTATGATGTCCTCGGCAATTATGGATCAGGTGGTCACCAGCTTCCCCGATCTCAAGGCCACTCCTTCAGCTCTGACGCAAAAACTAAGAGTAAACACCGCAGGTGATTCACAGGTCATGGATTTAACAATCCGTGATTTATCGTATACGAAGGCTGTCAAAACCGTAAATGCGGTAGCCAAAGTATTCAAACGACAAATTCCCTCTATCATGAAAATGGACAACGTCACGATTCTAAGCGAAGCCAGTCTGACTGAACCGGCTGTTCCCGTGAATAGCAATCCCGCTATACAGATGTTCATTGCTTTTTCCGTCTCCTTGTTGCTGGGTATAGGCTTGTCGTTTTTGCTGGAAGTGCTGGACGATACCTTTAAAAATGAAGAGGATGTTGAGAAAGAACTCGGCCTGCCTACCCTATCCCTGATTACGAAAATGAAAAAAGAAGACAGACGCTCCGACGGTTCAGCTACAACTCCCAAACAGGTAGGTGAAGGACAATATGCCGCGATTAATCAATAA
- a CDS encoding GDP-L-fucose synthase — MDLHSNIYVAGHNGLVGSAIVRALSKAGYRNLITRTSSELDLRNKEAVDRFFETGSIDYVFLAAAKVGGILANNDYPADFIRDNLLIQTNVIDASYRANVSKLLFLGSTCIYPKFAPQPLREEYLLTGELEPTNEAYAIAKIAGIKMCQSYNRQYGTRFISVMPTNLYGPGDNFDLQTSHVLPALIRKFHEAKLNQSPTVEVWGSGTPRREFLHSDDLAEACLFLMNSYEGNEIVNIGVGEDISIRELAERVKEVVGYEGEITFNTSAPDGTPRKLVDVTRISGLGWSARIPLEEGLTSVYQAFQGLDLVEQ, encoded by the coding sequence ATGGATCTTCATTCCAACATATATGTAGCAGGGCATAACGGACTGGTGGGCTCCGCCATTGTTCGGGCATTGAGCAAAGCAGGCTATCGTAACCTGATCACTCGCACAAGCAGTGAACTGGACCTGCGCAATAAAGAAGCGGTAGACCGTTTTTTTGAAACCGGGTCTATTGATTATGTGTTTCTGGCAGCAGCCAAGGTAGGCGGGATTTTGGCAAATAACGATTACCCAGCCGATTTTATCCGTGACAACCTGCTCATACAGACGAATGTGATAGACGCGTCATACCGGGCGAATGTAAGCAAGCTGCTATTCCTTGGGTCTACCTGTATTTATCCCAAATTTGCCCCGCAGCCATTGCGGGAGGAATATCTGCTCACAGGTGAGCTGGAGCCTACGAATGAAGCCTATGCTATCGCTAAAATCGCCGGGATTAAAATGTGCCAGTCCTACAACCGTCAATATGGAACCCGTTTTATTTCGGTGATGCCTACGAATTTGTACGGTCCAGGCGACAATTTTGATCTCCAGACCTCTCATGTGCTGCCTGCGCTCATCCGCAAGTTTCACGAAGCCAAGCTGAATCAGTCCCCAACGGTAGAAGTATGGGGCTCCGGCACACCGCGCCGTGAATTTCTTCATTCGGATGATTTGGCGGAAGCCTGTCTGTTCCTGATGAATAGCTATGAGGGAAATGAGATTGTGAACATCGGCGTTGGGGAGGATATTTCTATCCGGGAGCTGGCTGAAAGGGTGAAGGAAGTCGTCGGTTATGAGGGGGAAATTACCTTTAACACGTCCGCTCCCGATGGCACACCGCGCAAGCTGGTAGATGTGACCCGAATTTCCGGACTGGGCTGGTCGGCGCGTATTCCATTGGAAGAGGGATTAACGTCTGTCTATCAGGCATTTCAAGGTCTGGATCTGGTTGAACAATAA
- the gmd gene encoding GDP-mannose 4,6-dehydratase, translated as MKKALITGITGQDGSYLAELLLSKDYEVYGVRRRTSTPNFENVAHIQNDIHWLSGDMTDLASLIEAVRQSDPDEVYNLAAQSFVAASWPQPLATGQITALSVTNMLEAVRIAKPDTRFYQASSSEMFGKVLETPQTEMTPFYPRSPYGVAKVYGHWITVNYRESFDMFACSGILFNHESPRRGLEFVTRKVTDAVARIKLGLQQELRMGNLDSLRDWGFAGDYVKAMWMMLQQDQPDDYVISTGEMHSVRELLQIAFSHVGLNYEDYVVIDPQFVRPAEVDLLLGDCAKAKEKLGWRVEVGFEQLIHMMVDTDLERVKRQAAVEASVVV; from the coding sequence ATGAAAAAAGCGCTGATCACAGGGATTACCGGACAGGACGGATCTTATCTGGCTGAGTTGCTGCTGTCCAAAGATTATGAGGTGTACGGGGTACGCAGACGCACCAGTACGCCGAACTTTGAAAATGTGGCACATATCCAGAATGACATTCATTGGCTTTCCGGTGATATGACCGATCTGGCCTCGCTCATCGAAGCCGTGCGTCAGTCTGACCCGGATGAGGTCTATAACCTGGCTGCCCAATCCTTCGTCGCGGCCTCATGGCCGCAGCCCTTGGCTACCGGGCAGATTACAGCGCTATCCGTCACCAATATGCTGGAGGCGGTACGGATTGCCAAGCCGGACACGCGCTTTTATCAGGCGTCGAGCAGTGAGATGTTCGGCAAGGTGCTGGAGACGCCGCAGACAGAAATGACCCCATTTTACCCGCGCAGCCCTTACGGTGTCGCCAAAGTGTACGGTCATTGGATCACCGTGAACTACCGCGAAAGCTTTGATATGTTCGCATGCTCGGGCATTTTGTTCAATCATGAATCGCCCCGCCGTGGGCTGGAGTTTGTAACACGCAAAGTGACGGATGCTGTAGCCCGTATCAAGCTGGGTTTGCAGCAGGAGCTGCGCATGGGGAATCTGGATTCGCTGCGGGACTGGGGGTTTGCGGGGGATTACGTTAAGGCAATGTGGATGATGCTCCAGCAGGATCAACCGGATGATTACGTCATTTCCACGGGAGAAATGCATTCCGTCCGCGAACTGCTGCAAATTGCCTTTTCCCATGTAGGTCTGAACTATGAGGATTATGTCGTCATTGATCCTCAGTTCGTCCGTCCGGCAGAGGTGGATCTACTGCTCGGCGATTGCGCCAAGGCGAAGGAAAAGCTGGGCTGGCGAGTGGAAGTAGGCTTCGAGCAGCTCATTCATATGATGGTGGATACAGACTTGGAGCGGGTAAAAAGGCAGGCTGCGGTCGAAGCTTCCGTCGTCGTGTAA
- a CDS encoding CpsD/CapB family tyrosine-protein kinase, whose product MPRLINNQLVTSLHAQSPVSEEYRMLRTNIQFSSIDEPIEVMMVASAQAGEGRTVTISNLAVTYAQEGKKVLVMDMDLRRSSLHHMFGLRNHTGLTRVLANQQPWQEIVQETGIDHLYAITAGPTPPNPSEMLSSRRMKALLAELKERYDVILMDTPPLLSFPDGFIISAMCDGVILVVQAGKVKKDLVKKAKANLERVKARILGVVLNNVKRSNTRAERGMEERNLT is encoded by the coding sequence ATGCCGCGATTAATCAATAACCAGCTTGTCACATCCCTACATGCCCAATCTCCTGTTTCGGAGGAGTACCGTATGCTTCGCACGAACATTCAGTTTTCTTCTATAGATGAACCGATTGAGGTTATGATGGTCGCATCAGCTCAGGCGGGTGAAGGCAGGACGGTTACGATCAGCAATTTGGCTGTAACGTATGCGCAAGAGGGGAAGAAGGTGCTGGTCATGGACATGGATTTGCGCCGCTCTTCCTTGCACCACATGTTCGGCTTGCGTAATCATACTGGACTGACGCGGGTCCTTGCCAACCAGCAGCCGTGGCAGGAAATAGTTCAGGAAACCGGGATTGATCATCTGTATGCCATTACAGCTGGACCGACTCCGCCGAATCCGTCCGAAATGCTCAGCTCCCGCAGAATGAAAGCTCTTCTGGCTGAGCTGAAGGAGCGTTATGATGTGATTTTAATGGATACGCCGCCGTTGCTGTCCTTTCCGGATGGCTTCATTATAAGCGCCATGTGTGACGGAGTGATTTTGGTGGTCCAGGCAGGGAAGGTCAAAAAGGATCTCGTCAAGAAAGCGAAAGCCAATTTGGAACGAGTAAAGGCACGTATTTTGGGCGTGGTGCTCAACAACGTGAAACGGTCGAATACTCGTGCGGAGCGCGGCATGGAGGAACGTAACCTGACATGA
- a CDS encoding sugar phosphate nucleotidyltransferase, with protein MKLVLLSGGSGKRLWPLSNDSRSKQFLKVLESPEGNSESMVQRVWRQLGDNGLSESSFIATGRAQVEMIQSQVGQDTRIIVEPERRDTFPAIALTATYLYSIVGVSPDEIVAILPVDPYVEDAFFATVAQLEHTLQESEGKLALIGVVPSYPSEKYGYIIPKNDATQGSTGYREVSHFQEKPDREQAERLMERNALWNCGVFAFKLGYLLDILASKGLPLNYEEMQKQYSSLEKISFDYEVVEKEQDIVVLPYDGFWKDLGTWNTLTEEMSHQQVGRGVVTEDCVNTSLINELDIPVAIIGTNDLIVAASPDGILVTNKAESPRIKEVLKAHNQRPMYEERRWGHYRVVDYVKYDEGNEVLTKRIRVLQGKNISYQLHFKRSEIWTIISGEAEIILNEKLHKVKAGDVVRIPEGTKHSILAVTDVELIEVQTGSELIEEDIVRFCMDWDEISRHKFIS; from the coding sequence ATGAAGCTCGTACTTTTGTCTGGTGGTTCCGGTAAGAGATTATGGCCTTTGTCCAACGATTCCCGTTCCAAACAATTTTTGAAGGTGCTGGAGAGTCCAGAGGGTAATTCGGAATCTATGGTGCAGCGGGTGTGGAGACAACTGGGGGATAACGGCTTGTCCGAATCCTCGTTTATTGCAACAGGGAGAGCGCAGGTTGAAATGATTCAGAGTCAGGTTGGGCAGGATACGCGCATCATTGTTGAGCCGGAGCGAAGAGATACCTTTCCTGCCATTGCGCTGACAGCGACTTATCTATATTCCATCGTTGGAGTTTCGCCCGATGAAATTGTTGCTATATTGCCGGTAGATCCCTATGTAGAGGATGCTTTCTTTGCTACAGTCGCCCAGTTGGAACATACTCTTCAGGAGAGTGAAGGCAAGCTTGCACTAATCGGGGTTGTCCCTTCCTATCCCTCTGAGAAATATGGTTACATTATACCGAAAAATGATGCCACACAAGGTAGCACAGGCTACCGCGAAGTGAGCCATTTTCAAGAGAAACCCGACCGGGAGCAGGCGGAGCGTCTGATGGAACGCAATGCTCTATGGAACTGCGGGGTTTTTGCATTCAAATTGGGTTACTTGCTCGATATCTTGGCATCCAAAGGTTTGCCGCTGAACTATGAAGAAATGCAAAAGCAATATTCTTCTCTGGAAAAAATCAGCTTTGACTATGAGGTAGTCGAGAAGGAGCAGGACATCGTTGTTCTCCCGTATGATGGATTCTGGAAGGATTTAGGTACTTGGAACACCTTAACGGAAGAAATGTCACATCAGCAAGTGGGCAGAGGCGTAGTCACGGAGGATTGCGTCAATACGAGCCTTATCAACGAACTGGATATCCCCGTGGCAATCATTGGAACGAATGATCTGATCGTAGCTGCCAGCCCGGATGGCATCCTTGTGACCAATAAGGCGGAAAGTCCGCGCATCAAGGAAGTGCTCAAGGCTCATAATCAGCGTCCAATGTACGAAGAGCGCCGTTGGGGGCATTATCGGGTAGTGGATTATGTGAAGTATGACGAGGGCAACGAGGTATTGACCAAGCGAATCCGTGTGCTGCAAGGCAAAAATATCAGCTACCAGCTTCATTTCAAACGGAGTGAAATTTGGACCATTATTAGCGGTGAAGCGGAAATTATTTTGAATGAAAAGCTGCATAAGGTGAAGGCTGGTGATGTGGTTCGTATTCCAGAAGGGACGAAGCATAGTATTTTAGCCGTGACTGATGTGGAATTGATCGAGGTACAGACAGGTTCTGAGTTGATCGAAGAGGATATTGTCCGTTTTTGCATGGATTGGGATGAAATTTCCCGTCACAAGTTTATTTCATAA
- a CDS encoding glycosyl hydrolase — translation MAAWLPKGRARVSPYFTPVYRWIRSVLPVVMLFSLLPVGFGESLSVANAATLQPVNSDASAEARELYSYLISISGKKMVTGQHDYLESPDELSNKVQKISKAYVGVHGYEMGAISGQSATTEAAQRKNVVDSAIRWSRDGGMVTMTYHEPLPGKPLTWANVQAKVSQAEFNKYVTPGTAQYNLLIADLDKVAISLKQLRDAGVPVLWRPYHEMNGDWFWWGNKNNFNQLWDIMYDRFANTHQLNNLLWVWSPNAPNSYTVPYTPKYPGDDKVDILAVDIYNHDFKQSHYEGLLGLARNKPIAIGEHGEVPSPEVMQAQPKWVYSMTWGKMLTENNTTDQIQDYMNDSTSLTRDDVKKGLAAMKEPDTELPTVPDTGSNDPTPAPPVVSKPTPPSVPDMVYANGLRGEYFNSMDLDGTTVLVRTDSMLDYNWRAASPDPKVKADQFSVRWTGKIKPQYSETYTFTTISDDGIRVWVDGKLVIDSWFKQSWTERKGSITLQAGKMADLKVEYYDEKGDAMARLMWESQHEAKAVIPGNALFLP, via the coding sequence ATGGCAGCCTGGCTACCGAAAGGAAGAGCGAGAGTGAGCCCCTATTTTACCCCTGTGTATCGATGGATACGCAGTGTACTCCCCGTTGTTATGCTTTTTTCTTTGTTGCCTGTCGGTTTCGGTGAATCTCTGTCCGTGGCGAATGCTGCCACATTACAGCCTGTTAATTCGGACGCTTCTGCTGAGGCCCGTGAACTATACAGCTATTTGATCAGCATCTCCGGGAAAAAAATGGTCACAGGTCAACATGACTATTTGGAAAGTCCGGATGAATTAAGCAACAAGGTCCAAAAAATCAGTAAGGCGTATGTTGGTGTACATGGCTACGAGATGGGGGCCATCTCCGGTCAGTCCGCCACTACGGAGGCAGCACAACGTAAAAATGTCGTCGATAGCGCCATACGTTGGAGTAGAGATGGCGGCATGGTTACAATGACTTATCATGAACCGCTGCCGGGTAAACCACTGACTTGGGCTAATGTGCAGGCGAAAGTAAGCCAGGCGGAGTTTAATAAATATGTGACGCCGGGTACTGCGCAGTATAATCTTCTCATTGCCGATCTGGATAAGGTCGCTATATCGTTAAAGCAGCTTCGTGATGCAGGAGTTCCAGTATTATGGAGACCTTACCACGAAATGAACGGCGACTGGTTCTGGTGGGGAAATAAAAACAATTTCAATCAGCTATGGGATATCATGTATGACCGTTTTGCAAACACGCATCAACTGAACAATCTGCTGTGGGTATGGAGTCCGAATGCGCCTAATTCGTACACTGTCCCATATACCCCGAAATATCCGGGGGATGACAAAGTGGATATTTTGGCTGTAGACATTTACAACCATGATTTTAAGCAAAGCCATTACGAAGGACTGCTCGGACTGGCACGGAATAAGCCGATTGCCATTGGGGAACATGGTGAGGTACCCAGTCCCGAGGTGATGCAGGCTCAGCCAAAATGGGTGTATTCCATGACCTGGGGCAAGATGCTGACCGAAAATAACACGACGGATCAGATTCAGGATTATATGAATGATTCGACAAGCTTGACGCGGGATGATGTGAAAAAAGGATTAGCTGCGATGAAAGAACCTGACACGGAGCTACCGACCGTACCGGACACGGGGTCAAACGATCCAACTCCGGCTCCGCCAGTGGTAAGTAAACCAACCCCGCCTTCCGTTCCGGATATGGTTTATGCGAACGGGTTGCGGGGTGAATATTTTAACAGTATGGATCTGGACGGCACCACTGTTTTGGTTCGTACAGACAGTATGCTGGATTATAACTGGCGTGCGGCCTCGCCTGATCCCAAGGTGAAGGCTGATCAGTTCTCGGTCCGCTGGACGGGCAAAATCAAGCCGCAATACAGTGAGACCTATACGTTTACCACGATTTCTGATGATGGTATTCGTGTATGGGTAGACGGCAAGCTGGTTATTGATAGCTGGTTCAAACAAAGCTGGACGGAACGCAAGGGCAGCATTACCTTGCAAGCAGGCAAAATGGCAGATTTGAAAGTTGAATATTATGATGAAAAAGGCGACGCAATGGCACGTCTGATGTGGGAAAGTCAGCATGAAGCGAAAGCGGTAATTCCCGGCAACGCTTTGTTTCTTCCTTGA
- a CDS encoding glycosyltransferase family 4 protein, producing the protein MIQKILYLRNFASKVNGDSYNLQEVGLGKALVRKGFDCDIVYYNDHKETHLEQVYRHEGCTLRIIWLHGLKFLSNSIYRDVLKDSFLAAYDWVISTEYNQIMTYLLSRKCPEKLVLYHGPYRDNTHALIRRLYDTLLLSKVAKSLRCTFVKSELAKRYLEDKGFHNVVTLGVGLDRSKVEGTFNNDNSGNDTSEDREKNREVADELRRLGDRPVLLYVGVLEERRNIRFMLGVFKKVLQKHPCCLLIIVGDGRKADTDRYWAYAHELGLTDSILHFPRVEQRHLWQVYGAADAMLFPTHYDIFGMVLLESMLFRVPIISSINGGSVTLIEDGVSGVILRSFSEKEWVSRVSELLDNAELRQRMAEQAFLTVERMSWDRIAEEMLSHSRIQPMQPMHHPMQSTQERGTAT; encoded by the coding sequence ATGATTCAAAAAATATTGTATCTTCGCAATTTTGCCAGCAAGGTGAACGGGGACTCATACAATTTGCAGGAAGTCGGCTTGGGCAAGGCACTCGTTCGGAAAGGCTTCGATTGCGACATTGTCTACTACAACGACCACAAGGAAACTCATCTGGAGCAGGTATACCGTCACGAAGGCTGCACATTGCGCATCATATGGCTCCACGGATTGAAGTTCCTGAGCAACAGCATCTACAGGGATGTCCTCAAGGATTCGTTTTTGGCTGCTTATGATTGGGTCATCTCCACAGAATACAACCAGATCATGACTTATCTGCTTTCCCGCAAATGTCCGGAAAAGCTGGTGCTGTATCACGGCCCATACCGCGATAATACACATGCGCTGATCCGAAGATTGTACGATACCCTGCTACTGTCGAAGGTGGCAAAGTCTCTACGCTGTACCTTTGTCAAATCCGAACTGGCCAAGCGCTATCTGGAGGATAAAGGCTTTCACAACGTCGTCACCCTTGGAGTCGGACTGGACCGCAGCAAGGTGGAGGGAACGTTCAACAATGACAACAGCGGCAATGACACAAGCGAAGATCGTGAGAAAAACCGCGAGGTTGCGGATGAGCTGAGACGGCTCGGGGATCGTCCGGTGCTACTGTATGTTGGTGTGCTGGAGGAGCGTAGAAATATACGTTTTATGCTGGGCGTGTTCAAAAAGGTACTTCAAAAGCACCCCTGTTGCCTTTTGATCATCGTAGGGGATGGACGTAAGGCGGATACGGATCGCTATTGGGCCTATGCCCATGAGCTTGGGCTGACGGACAGTATTTTGCATTTTCCAAGAGTGGAGCAGCGGCATCTGTGGCAGGTTTACGGAGCAGCGGATGCGATGCTGTTTCCGACTCATTACGATATTTTCGGTATGGTGCTGCTGGAAAGTATGCTGTTTCGCGTCCCTATTATCTCTTCGATAAATGGCGGCTCGGTTACCTTGATCGAGGACGGTGTGAGCGGAGTGATCCTGAGAAGCTTTTCGGAGAAGGAATGGGTGAGTCGAGTCTCTGAATTGTTGGACAATGCTGAGCTGAGACAAAGGATGGCGGAGCAGGCGTTTCTTACAGTCGAGCGTATGTCGTGGGATCGGATTGCGGAAGAAATGCTAAGCCACTCACGGATACAACCGATGCAGCCCATGCACCATCCCATGCAATCTACGCAGGAACGAGGGACGGCCACGTGA